Below is a window of Procambarus clarkii isolate CNS0578487 chromosome 19, FALCON_Pclarkii_2.0, whole genome shotgun sequence DNA.
AGGATATGTTCAAGTTTATTTTGCTTGATCATTAATTCTTACATGAATGGGTGATTTTTTTATCACTTGGGTAATCATTGCTTCCATATCGGGCGGCATTGTTTTATCTGGACCCAGTAAGGTGTTGGCTGGTGAGCGAGGAGGAGAAGGTGgttgggagggagaaaggggggtcGCCTGAGAGTACCAAGTTGGTACACTTGGTACACTTGTACCAAGATCTTGCCCCGCCATTTCATCCCATGGACACTGCCTACTAATATATCCACAAATGTTGAGACGTACACACTAacgcgcaggttactctcacagcgcgcaggttactctcacagcgcgcaggttactctcacagcgcgcaggttactctcacagcgcacaggttactctcacagcgcgcaggttactctcacagcgcgcaggttactctcacagcgcgcaGGTGACTCTCattgcccgcaggttactctcacagcgcgcaggttactctcacagcccgcagattACTCTCACAgctcgcaggttactctcacagcgcgtaggttactctcacagcgcgcaGGTTACTTTCACAGCGCGCAGGCTACTCTCACAGCGcgtaggttactctcacagcgcgcaggttactttcacagcccgcaggttactctcacagcccgcaggttactctcacagcccgcaggttactctcgcaGCCCGAAGGTTACTCTCGCAGCCCGCAGGTGACTCTTGCAGCCCGCAGGTGACTCTCGCAGCCCgccggttactctcacagcgtgcacgatactctcacagcgtgttgggttactctcacagcgttcacgatactctcacagcgtgtgggggttactctcacagcgtgcaggTTACTCTCAAAGCATGCAGGTTACTCTCAAAGCGTgtgggggttactctcacaggacgtggattactctcacagcgtgtggggttactctcacagcgtgcacgatactctcacagcgtgtgggggttactctcacaggacgtgggttactctcacagcgtgtggggttactctcacagcgtgtggggttactctcacagcgtgtggggttactctcacagcgtgtggggttactctcacagcgtgtggggttactctcacagcgtgtgggggttactctcacagcgtgtgggagttactctcacagcgtgtgggggttactctcacagcgtgtggggttactctcacagtgtgtgggggttactctcacagcgtgaggGGTTACTCTCACTGCGTGCGGGGTTTATTTCACTGcatgtgggttactctcacagcgtgtggggttactttcACAGCATGTGGGTTACTCTCGCAGCGTGGGGGTTACTCCCGCAGCGTGAGGGTTACTCCCGCAGCGTGAGGGTTACTCTCGCAGCGTGAGGGTTACTCTCGCAGCGTGGGGGTTGCTCTCGCAGCGTGGGGTTGCTCTCGCAGCGTATGGGGTTACTTTCACATCATGTGGGTTACTCTCGCAGCGTGGGGGTTACTCTCGCAGCGTGGGGGTTACTCCCGCAGCGTGGGAGTTACTCCCGCAGCGTGAGGGTTTCTCTCGCAGCGTGAGGGTTACTCTCGCAGCGTGGGGGTTGCTCTCGCAGCGTGGGGTTGCTCTCGCAGCGTATGGGGTTACTTTCACAGCATGCGGGTTACTCTCGCAGCGTGGGGGTTACTCTCGCAGCGTGGGGGTTACTCTCGCAGCGTGGGGGTTACTCCCGCAGCGTGAGGGTTACTCTCGCAGCGTGAGGGTTACTCTCGCAGCGTGGGGGTTGCTCTCGCAGCGTGGGGTTGCTCTCGCAGCGTATGGGGTTACTTTCACAGCATGTGGGTTACTCTCGCAGCGTGGGGGTTACTCCCGCAGCGTGGGGGTTACTCCCGCAGCGTGCGGGTTGCTCTCGCAGCATGCGGGATGCTCTCGCAGCGTGGGGGTTGCTCTCGCAGCATGCGGGTTGCTCTCGCAGCGTGGGGGTTGCTCTCGCAGCGTGCGGGATGCTCTCGCAGCGTGGGGGTTGCTCTCGCAGCGTGCGGGTTGCTCTCGCAGCGTGGGGGTTGCTCTCGCAGCGTGCGGGTTGCTCTCGCAGCGTGCGGGTTGCTCTCGCAGCGTGGGGGTTGCTCTCGCAGCGTGCGGGTTGCTCTCGCAGCGTGGGGGTTGCTCTCGCAGCGTGCGGGTTGCTCTCGCAGCGTGGGGGTTGCTCTCGCAGCATGCGGGTTGCTCTCGCAGTGTGCGGGTTGCTCTCGCAGCGTGGGGGTTGCTCTcgcagcgtgcggggttactctcgcaGCGTgcgaggttactctcacagcgtgcggggttactctcgcagcgtgtgttggaaatttccaacctaatacactactattgtattataataaatcattattattatatactaactacagtagtcactaaatttactaacagtagtgtcaacataaactaagcattatatctgcgtattaatgctg
It encodes the following:
- the LOC138366536 gene encoding salivary glue protein Sgs-4-like → MLREQPPRCESNPHAARATPTLREQPARCESNPHAARATRTLREQPARCESNPHAARATRTLREQPPRCESIPHAARATPTLREQPACCESNPHAARASRMLREQPARCGSNPHAAGVTPTLRE